In Gemmata obscuriglobus, a single genomic region encodes these proteins:
- the cbiQ gene encoding cobalt ECF transporter T component CbiQ: MTLAFRHRPAPPSPLSRWDGRWKLAAVLLTVAAIAALDRLAPAAAALGLGLGLLALARLPGSWVRPRLLVFAASALPFLLVLPFTLDGAGWDVGPVHVSERGLLVGLAVLCRGLAIGSLALLLVGTAPLHHTLAAAHKLKMPGLLVQLTVLAYRYTFLLADELRRLRVAMRTRGFRVSADRHGYRTLGHATGALLVRGADRADHVAAAMRCRGFDGTFHTLLGFRTTASDIISFAALVAAAVALVLWDRA, from the coding sequence ATGACGCTCGCGTTCCGCCACCGCCCGGCCCCCCCATCCCCGCTGAGCCGGTGGGACGGCCGGTGGAAGCTCGCCGCCGTCCTGCTCACCGTGGCCGCAATCGCCGCGCTCGATCGATTGGCTCCCGCTGCTGCGGCGTTGGGGCTGGGGTTGGGTTTGCTCGCACTGGCCCGGCTCCCGGGCTCCTGGGTCCGCCCCCGGTTACTCGTTTTCGCAGCCTCTGCCCTTCCCTTCCTCCTCGTTCTGCCGTTCACCCTGGACGGCGCCGGCTGGGATGTCGGCCCGGTCCACGTCTCCGAGCGCGGGCTGCTCGTCGGGCTCGCGGTGCTGTGCCGAGGGCTCGCGATCGGCAGCCTCGCACTTCTCCTGGTGGGCACCGCGCCGCTCCACCACACACTCGCCGCCGCGCACAAACTCAAAATGCCGGGGCTACTGGTTCAGCTCACGGTCCTGGCGTACCGCTACACCTTCTTGCTGGCGGACGAGTTGCGCCGGCTGCGGGTGGCGATGCGCACCCGCGGGTTCCGCGTGAGCGCCGACCGCCACGGCTACCGCACACTCGGGCACGCGACCGGGGCGCTGCTCGTGCGCGGGGCCGATCGCGCCGACCACGTGGCCGCCGCGATGCGGTGCCGCGGGTTCGACGGCACATTTCACACACTTTTAGGATTTCGTACTACCGCCAGCGATATCATCTCCTTTGCGGCCCTCGTCGCCGCGGCCGTCGCCCTTGTGCTGTGGGACCGCGCTTAA
- the gluQRS gene encoding tRNA glutamyl-Q(34) synthetase GluQRS: MSTALTGRLAPSPTGAQHVGNARTYLVAWLAARAGGGTVRVRIEDIDSPRIKPGAAEQALDDLRWLGLDWDGEVVTQTTRLPLYEAALETLKQAEQIYPCTCTRSDIASAASAPHAGEEVTYPGTCAHRSAADAVVLQRDGKPFAWRFRVADSPAFTDLFAGEQQIDLKHAGGDFVVWKSAGTPAYQLAVVVDDAAMGVTEVVRGDDLIPSTPRQLLLYRALGLAPPAFAHVPLVVGADGRRLAKRHGDTRLAALRSAGVKPEALLGLLGWSCGWLDRPEPVRARDLIARFRLETIPKRTFVLTADLLSAIGYAG; the protein is encoded by the coding sequence ATGTCAACCGCACTCACCGGCCGACTGGCCCCCTCGCCGACCGGCGCGCAGCACGTCGGGAACGCCCGCACGTACCTGGTCGCGTGGCTCGCGGCGCGGGCCGGCGGCGGAACCGTTCGGGTCCGCATCGAGGACATCGACTCGCCGCGGATCAAGCCCGGCGCGGCGGAGCAGGCGCTCGACGACCTCCGCTGGCTCGGGCTCGACTGGGACGGTGAAGTTGTCACCCAGACGACGCGACTCCCGCTCTACGAAGCCGCCCTCGAAACCCTGAAGCAGGCCGAACAGATTTACCCGTGTACCTGCACGCGCAGCGACATCGCGTCGGCGGCCAGCGCCCCACATGCCGGGGAAGAAGTCACCTACCCCGGCACGTGCGCGCACCGTTCTGCGGCGGACGCGGTCGTACTCCAGCGTGACGGCAAACCGTTCGCATGGCGGTTTCGCGTCGCCGACAGCCCGGCGTTCACCGACCTGTTTGCGGGCGAGCAGCAGATCGATTTGAAGCACGCGGGCGGCGATTTCGTGGTGTGGAAAAGCGCCGGCACGCCGGCTTATCAGCTCGCGGTCGTGGTGGACGACGCCGCGATGGGCGTGACGGAAGTGGTGCGCGGCGACGACCTCATCCCGTCCACGCCGCGGCAACTCCTGCTGTATCGCGCGCTGGGGCTGGCCCCGCCGGCGTTCGCGCACGTCCCGCTGGTGGTGGGTGCGGACGGCCGACGGCTCGCCAAGCGCCACGGCGACACGCGGCTCGCGGCGCTGCGTTCCGCCGGCGTTAAACCGGAGGCTCTGCTCGGGTTGCTGGGGTGGTCGTGCGGCTGGCTCGACCGGCCGGAGCCGGTGCGTGCGCGTGATTTAATTGCGCGGTTCCGGCTGGAAACGATCCCGAAGCGCACGTTCGTGTTGACCGCCGATTTGCTGAGCGCGATCGGGTACGCGGGCTGA
- a CDS encoding DUF2934 domain-containing protein yields the protein MLNWIRRRLAKSAASAVLTDPAPMDILHDKIAARAAEIWDRKGRPHGQDVQNWMEAEAELRAEFAAHPTPEPLPRKPR from the coding sequence ATGCTGAACTGGATCAGGCGACGGCTCGCCAAGTCCGCTGCGTCCGCCGTCTTGACCGATCCGGCGCCGATGGACATCCTCCACGACAAGATCGCGGCCCGTGCGGCGGAAATCTGGGACCGAAAGGGACGCCCGCACGGTCAGGACGTACAGAACTGGATGGAGGCCGAGGCCGAACTGCGGGCCGAGTTCGCCGCCCATCCAACCCCCGAACCGTTGCCGCGAAAGCCCCGATGA
- a CDS encoding FAD-dependent oxidoreductase — MTNATSSVWSLDDPARSAAPPGGSPRYDVCVIGGGIAGLTTAYLLASAGKSVAVLESKPVVAGGETEFTTAHLAWVIDDRFTRLASVRGDAAAQLAAKSHQGAITLIEQIAQRENIACDFQRLDGYLFPGADGPQKVREEMLTLTRLGLAFERVDRVPLPAHDTGPGLRCPDNGQFHPLKYLSGLARAIRRHGGTIHTDASVVKVESGKTCVAHMRGGQQVAADAIVVATNTPFDSGLSLHFKLAAYTTYAVALEAPAGTVPAALFWDTEDPYHYVRGARGADGTDLLIVGGEDHKTGQAQDQQQRWERLEAWTRARFPQAGAVKHHWSGQVFETPDGLGLIGRAPGLRDNLYVITGDSGMGMTHGTLGARLVADLILGRTNEFASLYSPSRWMPAALKTLLEENVNLAAQYADWLTGGEVASVASVPPGHGAVVRKGLSKHAVYKDEKGQVHELSAVCPHLGGVVQWNPGEKTWDCPCHGSRFTCTGEVQHGPAVEGLKVIEKK, encoded by the coding sequence ATGACGAACGCTACCAGCTCCGTTTGGTCCCTTGATGACCCCGCCCGCTCGGCCGCACCGCCGGGCGGGAGCCCCCGCTACGATGTGTGCGTCATTGGGGGCGGGATTGCCGGCCTCACAACCGCCTACTTGCTCGCGTCGGCAGGCAAGTCAGTAGCCGTTCTTGAGAGCAAACCTGTTGTCGCTGGGGGTGAGACCGAGTTCACCACCGCCCACCTCGCGTGGGTGATCGACGACCGGTTCACCCGGCTCGCGTCGGTCCGCGGGGACGCCGCCGCACAACTCGCAGCGAAGAGCCATCAGGGCGCGATTACCCTGATCGAGCAGATCGCCCAGCGCGAGAACATTGCGTGCGATTTTCAGCGACTCGACGGGTACTTGTTCCCCGGAGCCGACGGCCCTCAAAAAGTGCGCGAGGAGATGCTCACGCTGACCCGGCTCGGGTTGGCGTTCGAGCGGGTGGACCGCGTGCCGCTCCCCGCCCACGACACCGGGCCGGGGCTTCGGTGTCCCGATAACGGTCAGTTTCACCCGTTGAAGTACCTGAGCGGCCTGGCCCGCGCGATCCGACGCCACGGCGGTACGATTCATACCGACGCCTCGGTGGTTAAGGTTGAAAGCGGCAAGACCTGTGTGGCCCATATGAGGGGCGGGCAGCAGGTGGCGGCCGACGCGATTGTGGTGGCGACGAACACGCCGTTCGATTCGGGCCTGTCGCTGCACTTCAAACTTGCGGCTTACACCACATACGCGGTCGCTCTGGAGGCCCCCGCCGGGACCGTCCCCGCGGCCCTCTTTTGGGACACGGAAGACCCGTACCACTACGTCCGCGGGGCGCGGGGCGCTGACGGAACCGACCTCCTGATCGTGGGCGGTGAGGATCACAAGACCGGGCAGGCCCAAGACCAGCAGCAGCGGTGGGAGCGGCTCGAAGCCTGGACCCGCGCGCGGTTCCCGCAGGCCGGCGCGGTGAAGCACCATTGGTCCGGACAGGTGTTCGAAACGCCCGACGGGTTGGGGCTGATCGGCCGCGCCCCGGGGCTCCGGGACAACCTTTACGTCATCACCGGCGATTCGGGAATGGGGATGACGCACGGCACGTTGGGCGCGCGGCTGGTCGCCGACCTCATCCTGGGGCGAACGAACGAGTTCGCCAGCCTGTACTCGCCGTCGCGGTGGATGCCCGCGGCGCTGAAGACGCTGCTCGAAGAGAACGTGAACCTCGCGGCCCAGTACGCGGACTGGCTCACCGGGGGCGAGGTCGCGTCGGTCGCAAGCGTTCCGCCCGGGCACGGCGCCGTCGTGCGGAAGGGGCTGAGCAAGCACGCGGTCTACAAGGACGAGAAGGGACAGGTGCATGAACTGTCGGCGGTGTGCCCGCACCTCGGCGGCGTCGTGCAATGGAACCCGGGCGAGAAGACGTGGGACTGCCCGTGCCACGGGTCGCGGTTCACCTGCACCGGCGAGGTGCAGCACGGGCCGGCGGTCGAAGGGCTGAAGGTGATCGAGAAGAAATAG
- the glgX gene encoding glycogen debranching protein GlgX, with protein MRVWPGRPYPLGATWDGVGVNFAVFSEHATEIDLCLFDGPGLVETRVPLRERTDQVWHCYLPDALPGQLYGFRAAGPFEPEKGLRFNPHKLLFDPYAKAVGRGLTWHDALFGYTIGRDDTTLDARDSSAFAPLAAVVDGAFTWDSDRRPGRPWHETLIYELHVKGFTQRMPGVPDRMRGTYAGIASEAALDHLRQLNVTAVELLPVHYRVDDRHLMEKGLTNYWGYNTLGFFAPDPRFSTDPGDPGAAVREFKSMVRSLHAAGIEVILDVVYNHTAEGNQMGPTLSFRGLDNSSYYFLSPEDRRYYMDFTACGNSPNMQHPRVLQLIMDSLRYWVEEMRVDGFRFDLAPTLARELAEVDKLGSFFDIIHQDPVLSRVKLIAEPWDIGPGGYMVGNFPVGWTEWNGEYRDAARAFWAGRDVPTKTLAHRLTGSGDLYERTGRRPYASINFVTCHDGFTLCDLVSYEQKRNWANGEDNRDGSNDNHNWNCGHEGPTDDTKVLARRARQRRNMFATLMLSQGVPMVLAGDELGHTQQGNNNTYCQDNELTWLDWAAADREFLRFARAVAQIWRDQPVLKRRTFFQGRAIRGAGVADVSWFRPSGHELTDAEWEEPHKCVGMRLAGDCIREVDERGEPIRGDTLLVIMNASQKTVRFVLPATNPEHVWELMFDTADDCAPAVTLAGGERYELKDHTLAVLRTRPQAPPTAEVAALLRAARRVV; from the coding sequence ATGCGTGTGTGGCCGGGGCGCCCGTATCCGCTGGGGGCGACGTGGGACGGGGTGGGTGTGAACTTCGCCGTGTTTAGTGAGCACGCCACCGAAATCGATTTGTGTCTGTTTGATGGCCCCGGACTGGTTGAGACCCGCGTCCCGTTGCGCGAGCGGACCGACCAGGTGTGGCACTGCTACCTCCCGGACGCCCTCCCGGGGCAGCTCTACGGGTTCCGGGCGGCGGGGCCGTTCGAGCCCGAAAAAGGGCTGCGGTTCAACCCCCACAAGCTGCTCTTTGATCCGTACGCAAAGGCCGTGGGCCGCGGGCTGACGTGGCACGACGCGCTGTTCGGCTACACCATCGGCCGCGACGACACCACCCTCGACGCCCGTGACAGCTCCGCGTTCGCGCCGCTGGCCGCGGTGGTCGACGGCGCGTTCACCTGGGACAGTGACCGCCGGCCCGGCCGGCCCTGGCACGAGACGCTGATCTACGAGCTTCACGTCAAGGGGTTCACGCAGCGCATGCCGGGCGTGCCGGACCGCATGCGCGGCACCTACGCAGGCATCGCGTCCGAGGCCGCGCTCGATCACCTGCGGCAGCTCAACGTCACCGCGGTCGAACTGCTGCCGGTCCACTACCGCGTGGACGACCGGCACCTCATGGAAAAGGGGCTCACGAACTACTGGGGGTACAACACGCTGGGGTTCTTCGCCCCGGACCCGCGGTTCAGCACCGACCCGGGCGACCCGGGCGCCGCGGTGCGCGAGTTCAAGAGCATGGTGCGGTCGCTCCACGCGGCCGGCATCGAGGTGATCCTCGACGTGGTGTACAACCACACCGCCGAGGGCAACCAGATGGGGCCGACGCTCTCGTTCCGCGGGCTGGACAACTCCAGCTACTACTTCCTCTCGCCGGAGGACCGGCGCTACTACATGGACTTCACCGCCTGCGGGAACAGTCCGAACATGCAGCACCCGCGCGTGCTGCAACTCATCATGGACAGCCTGCGGTACTGGGTCGAGGAGATGCGGGTCGACGGGTTCCGGTTCGACCTCGCCCCCACCCTGGCGCGGGAGCTGGCCGAGGTGGACAAGCTCGGATCGTTCTTCGACATCATCCACCAGGACCCGGTGCTGTCGCGGGTGAAGCTGATCGCCGAGCCGTGGGACATCGGCCCGGGCGGGTATATGGTCGGCAACTTCCCGGTCGGGTGGACCGAGTGGAACGGCGAGTACCGGGACGCGGCCCGCGCGTTCTGGGCCGGCCGGGACGTGCCCACCAAGACTCTCGCCCACCGGCTCACCGGCTCGGGCGACCTGTACGAGCGCACCGGCCGCCGCCCGTACGCGAGCATCAACTTCGTGACCTGTCATGACGGGTTCACTCTGTGTGACCTGGTGAGCTACGAGCAAAAGCGCAACTGGGCGAACGGGGAAGACAACCGGGACGGTAGTAACGACAACCACAACTGGAACTGCGGGCACGAGGGGCCGACCGACGATACCAAGGTGCTCGCCCGGCGCGCCCGGCAGCGCCGCAACATGTTCGCCACGCTGATGCTCAGCCAGGGCGTGCCGATGGTGCTGGCGGGCGACGAGCTGGGCCACACGCAGCAGGGCAACAACAACACGTACTGCCAGGACAACGAGCTGACCTGGCTCGACTGGGCGGCGGCCGACCGGGAATTCCTCCGGTTCGCGCGGGCGGTTGCGCAAATCTGGCGGGACCAGCCCGTTCTCAAGCGGCGGACGTTCTTCCAGGGCCGCGCGATCCGCGGCGCGGGCGTCGCGGACGTGTCGTGGTTCCGCCCCAGCGGGCACGAGCTGACCGACGCGGAGTGGGAGGAGCCGCACAAGTGCGTCGGGATGCGCCTGGCGGGCGATTGCATCCGCGAGGTCGACGAGCGGGGCGAACCCATCCGCGGCGATACGCTGCTGGTGATCATGAACGCGAGCCAAAAAACGGTCCGGTTCGTGCTTCCGGCAACGAACCCCGAGCACGTGTGGGAACTGATGTTCGACACGGCCGACGACTGTGCCCCGGCTGTAACGCTCGCGGGCGGGGAACGGTACGAGTTAAAGGACCACACGCTGGCGGTGCTCCGCACGCGGCCCCAGGCGCCCCCGACCGCGGAGGTGGCCGCGCTGCTGCGGGCCGCCCGGCGCGTGGTGTAA
- a CDS encoding type III polyketide synthase — protein MSFAIHGLGTAHPPDPMTAAQGLGLARALAGSDVRTSTWLNPIYANSGVTQRFQVIGGPVVRDVLNGTTHTNSPFLPTTANDGVGPTTGQRMAIYAREAGPLALRASQRALAESGFAPESITHLLTVSCTGFAAPGVDFALMTGLGLKPTVARTHVGFMGCHGALNGLRVANAFATADPAARVLVCAVELSSLHYYYGSAADKLIANAIFADGAAAVVGASVGGSSFPLTLVASGSCLIPDSAADMGWTVGDHGFEMSLSRRVPGQIAAHLRPWLEAWLADNGLALADVRSWAVHPGGPKIVSAVGECLGLSAEALAPSLGVFASNGNMSSPTVLFILEKLRAAGAPRPCVALGFGPGLVAEAALFV, from the coding sequence ATGAGCTTTGCGATTCACGGCCTCGGCACCGCGCACCCGCCCGACCCGATGACCGCGGCCCAGGGGCTCGGGCTCGCGCGCGCCCTCGCGGGGTCGGACGTGCGCACCTCCACCTGGCTCAACCCGATCTACGCGAACTCCGGAGTGACGCAGCGGTTCCAGGTGATCGGCGGACCGGTGGTGCGCGACGTGCTGAACGGCACCACTCACACGAACTCGCCTTTTCTCCCCACTACCGCTAACGACGGGGTCGGACCGACCACGGGTCAGCGGATGGCGATCTACGCCCGCGAGGCCGGCCCGCTCGCGCTGCGGGCGTCACAACGCGCGCTGGCAGAGTCGGGCTTCGCGCCGGAATCGATCACGCACCTGTTGACGGTGTCGTGTACTGGCTTCGCCGCGCCGGGCGTCGATTTCGCGCTCATGACCGGGCTGGGGCTGAAGCCGACGGTGGCGCGAACGCACGTCGGGTTCATGGGGTGCCACGGGGCTCTGAACGGGCTGCGCGTGGCGAACGCGTTCGCGACCGCCGACCCGGCCGCCCGCGTGCTCGTGTGCGCGGTGGAATTGAGTAGCCTGCATTACTACTACGGCAGCGCCGCGGACAAGCTGATTGCGAACGCGATCTTCGCGGACGGTGCGGCGGCGGTGGTCGGAGCGAGCGTGGGGGGAAGCTCTTTCCCACTGACGCTCGTCGCGTCCGGTTCTTGCCTGATCCCGGACTCGGCCGCCGACATGGGCTGGACGGTTGGCGATCACGGGTTCGAGATGTCCCTGTCGCGGCGCGTCCCGGGGCAGATTGCGGCGCACCTGCGGCCGTGGCTCGAAGCGTGGCTGGCCGACAACGGGCTCGCGCTCGCGGACGTCAGGAGTTGGGCGGTCCACCCGGGCGGGCCGAAGATCGTCAGCGCCGTCGGCGAGTGCCTGGGGCTGTCGGCCGAGGCGCTCGCGCCGTCGCTCGGCGTGTTCGCGTCGAACGGCAACATGTCCAGCCCGACCGTGCTGTTCATCCTCGAAAAGCTGCGCGCGGCCGGCGCCCCGCGGCCCTGCGTCGCGCTCGGGTTCGGCCCCGGGCTGGTAGCCGAAGCAGCACTGTTCGTGTAG
- the maoP gene encoding DUF413 domain-containing protein: MLHPEDHAAYLARHDFFVPPGESFTPAERELLTKYGRWMEALVSGAIRPTTTSQEQFVLVARGEGEPASDFERAWAKVARERDVAALVSDRLHALQTARAKSLLLDAEYRDARTAVLATIRDQLDEVDAAFAEQIQAASAEAAQAEQELRELVLSLGRSVGAGAIKVTYRSPPVTWDSDKLAAYAEEHPEILAFRKTGKPSVALRYSDGLPARGTAASELSPPEPPVPSAE; the protein is encoded by the coding sequence ATGCTGCACCCGGAAGACCACGCCGCGTACCTCGCCCGGCACGACTTCTTCGTCCCGCCGGGGGAGTCGTTCACACCCGCCGAGCGCGAACTGCTCACCAAGTACGGCCGGTGGATGGAGGCACTTGTTTCGGGTGCGATTCGGCCCACCACGACGAGCCAGGAGCAGTTCGTCCTGGTCGCCCGGGGCGAGGGTGAGCCGGCCAGCGACTTCGAGCGGGCGTGGGCCAAGGTGGCGCGGGAGCGGGACGTTGCCGCCCTCGTGTCGGACCGGCTGCACGCGCTCCAGACGGCCCGCGCGAAGTCGCTGTTGCTCGACGCCGAATACCGCGACGCCCGGACCGCCGTGCTGGCCACCATCCGCGACCAACTCGACGAGGTGGACGCCGCGTTCGCGGAGCAAATACAGGCCGCCAGTGCCGAGGCCGCGCAGGCGGAGCAGGAGCTGCGGGAACTGGTGCTCTCGCTCGGCCGGAGCGTCGGCGCGGGAGCGATCAAAGTGACGTACCGCTCCCCGCCAGTGACCTGGGACAGCGACAAGCTCGCGGCTTACGCGGAGGAGCACCCCGAAATACTCGCGTTCCGCAAGACGGGCAAACCGTCGGTCGCCCTGCGCTACAGTGACGGTCTGCCCGCTCGGGGGACCGCGGCGAGCGAACTGAGCCCGCCAGAACCACCCGTGCCATCAGCCGAGTAG
- a CDS encoding methyltransferase domain-containing protein — MILSSLRARARIPELMDDPAIDPAEHRHALEGLRRLNRASDSAGVLWPAIAELSARLGRPVKVLDVATGSGDVPRGLLRRAERAGVGLEMAGCDISPTALDEAARQAPGVRFFQHDALHARLPTGFDVVTCSLFLHHLSGDEAIALLANMENAAEHLVLVNDLARSRFNYCGVWLACHLLTRSRVVRFDGPASVRSAFTPAEALALARRAGLSGATVRGRFPARFLLSWSRR; from the coding sequence GTGATTTTGAGCAGCCTCCGCGCCCGCGCCCGCATCCCGGAGCTGATGGACGATCCCGCCATCGACCCCGCCGAACACCGGCACGCGCTGGAGGGGTTGCGCCGGCTGAACCGGGCCAGCGACAGCGCCGGCGTGCTGTGGCCCGCTATCGCGGAACTGTCCGCCCGGCTCGGGCGACCGGTGAAGGTGCTGGACGTGGCGACCGGGAGCGGCGACGTGCCCCGCGGGCTGCTCCGGCGTGCGGAGCGAGCGGGCGTGGGGCTCGAAATGGCCGGGTGCGACATCAGCCCCACGGCACTCGACGAAGCCGCCCGACAGGCACCCGGCGTCCGGTTCTTCCAGCACGATGCGTTACACGCCCGGCTGCCGACGGGCTTCGACGTGGTGACGTGCTCGCTGTTCCTCCACCACCTGAGCGGGGACGAGGCGATCGCCTTACTGGCGAACATGGAAAACGCCGCCGAACACCTGGTGCTGGTGAACGATCTCGCCCGCTCGCGGTTTAACTACTGCGGTGTGTGGCTCGCGTGCCACCTGCTGACCCGGTCGCGGGTGGTGCGGTTCGACGGCCCGGCGTCGGTGCGGTCGGCGTTCACGCCCGCCGAGGCGCTCGCTCTGGCCCGCCGCGCCGGGCTGAGCGGCGCAACCGTGCGGGGCCGGTTCCCCGCCCGGTTCCTTCTGTCATGGAGTCGCCGGTGA
- a CDS encoding trehalase family glycosidase, which yields MGVGNLMAMPTQITATWQAAAPPEPPEPPAPHRGASEGPTAAAHPSPYEPVLQYVTAFWDRLFRFHPHDEGTLIGLPRAYVVPSVDPVRPLFQEMYYWDSYFSALGLLGTLHEWLVFDLAENMAALVERFGFIPNGTRYYFTSRSQPPFFTKMYRLAHELKAARGDADADEYLRHMTRLGVREHETCWLGEKHPHERRKYRGLSRYHDINYSHFLASCESGWDHSTRCDGTEPGAEAGRWMDFLPVCLNSILYAREVDFAWAFARLGAATEADYWQRAAEERAATMNELMWDEGQGFFFDFDWKAERRSPCASLAGFYPLWAGFATQRQAEVIVERWLPQFLLPGGLVTALDSHPGRQWAYPNGWAPLQWLAATGLDRYGFKAEANEVRRRWCDTCTYAFTKAGTLAEKYNVADPHAEPEHGLYGLVQGFGWTNGVFVDFARSLASA from the coding sequence ATGGGAGTCGGTAACCTGATGGCCATGCCCACACAGATCACCGCAACGTGGCAGGCGGCCGCCCCGCCCGAACCGCCCGAACCGCCCGCGCCGCACCGGGGCGCGTCCGAGGGACCGACGGCCGCGGCCCATCCGTCCCCCTACGAGCCGGTGCTCCAGTACGTCACGGCCTTCTGGGACCGGCTGTTCCGGTTCCACCCGCACGACGAGGGCACCCTGATCGGGCTGCCGCGGGCGTACGTGGTGCCGTCGGTGGACCCGGTGCGCCCGCTGTTCCAGGAGATGTACTACTGGGACAGCTACTTCAGCGCGCTGGGGTTGCTCGGCACCCTGCACGAGTGGCTGGTGTTCGACCTCGCGGAGAACATGGCGGCCCTGGTGGAGCGGTTCGGGTTCATCCCGAACGGGACGCGGTACTACTTCACTTCCCGGAGCCAGCCGCCGTTCTTCACCAAGATGTACCGGCTCGCGCACGAGCTGAAGGCGGCCCGCGGCGACGCCGACGCCGACGAGTACCTGCGCCACATGACCCGGCTCGGGGTGCGCGAGCACGAGACGTGCTGGCTGGGCGAGAAGCACCCGCACGAGCGCCGCAAGTACCGCGGCCTGTCGCGGTACCACGACATCAACTACAGTCACTTCCTGGCGTCGTGCGAGAGCGGGTGGGACCACTCCACGCGGTGCGACGGCACGGAACCGGGGGCCGAGGCCGGCCGCTGGATGGACTTCCTGCCGGTGTGCCTGAACAGCATCCTGTACGCCCGCGAGGTGGACTTCGCGTGGGCGTTCGCGCGGCTCGGCGCGGCCACCGAGGCGGACTACTGGCAGCGGGCCGCGGAAGAGCGCGCCGCGACCATGAACGAGTTGATGTGGGACGAGGGCCAAGGGTTCTTCTTCGACTTCGACTGGAAGGCCGAGCGCCGGTCCCCGTGCGCGTCCCTGGCCGGGTTCTACCCGCTGTGGGCCGGGTTCGCGACGCAGCGCCAGGCGGAGGTGATCGTCGAGCGGTGGCTGCCGCAGTTCCTCCTCCCGGGCGGTCTGGTGACCGCGCTCGACTCCCACCCCGGGCGGCAGTGGGCGTACCCGAACGGATGGGCGCCGCTCCAGTGGCTCGCGGCGACCGGCCTCGACCGGTACGGCTTCAAGGCCGAGGCGAACGAGGTGCGGCGGCGGTGGTGCGACACCTGCACCTACGCTTTCACGAAAGCCGGCACGCTGGCAGAGAAGTACAACGTGGCAGACCCGCACGCCGAACCCGAACACGGGTTGTACGGACTGGTGCAGGGGTTCGGGTGGACCAACGGCGTGTTCGTGGACTTCGCCCGCTCGCTCGCCAGTGCCTGA
- a CDS encoding NAD(P)/FAD-dependent oxidoreductase, with protein MTHDAVVIGAGPAGAVAARELARRGCSVLLVDKAQFPRPKVCGCCLNGSAVGTLRRLGLGHVLDRGVPLRNVRIGAGRRAAVVKLPGGAALSRESFDVALIREAEKAGARLREGVTAKPGPLGEVYLGAESVGTKVTIVASGLTGSDAHPEPGARIGAGVVVPANAAPSFFAPGTIFMATGSGGYVGLVRVEDGRLDVAAAFDVSFVKSQGGLGPAAEAVLGAVGWPVPPGLAELPWKGTPALTRHPERLAGERWFAIGDAAGYVEPFTGEGMAWAVASAAAVAPIAARGVLHWSPSLVREWEATHRRAVGRRQHVCRIVSRVLRSPALTATAVRALCAFPFLSRPVVRGLNRPAPCPHGTPA; from the coding sequence GTGACGCACGACGCCGTTGTCATCGGGGCCGGTCCCGCCGGGGCGGTCGCGGCGCGCGAGCTGGCCCGGCGGGGCTGCTCCGTGCTGCTCGTCGACAAGGCACAGTTCCCGCGGCCGAAAGTGTGCGGGTGCTGTCTCAACGGGTCCGCGGTCGGCACGCTCCGGCGGCTCGGACTGGGGCACGTTCTGGACCGCGGGGTGCCGCTCCGAAACGTGCGCATCGGCGCCGGCCGGCGCGCCGCGGTCGTGAAACTGCCCGGCGGGGCGGCGCTGTCGCGAGAGTCCTTTGATGTCGCCCTGATTCGCGAGGCCGAGAAGGCGGGGGCACGGCTACGCGAAGGCGTTACCGCGAAACCCGGCCCCTTGGGCGAAGTGTATCTCGGGGCCGAGAGCGTCGGCACAAAGGTCACGATCGTTGCCTCGGGGCTGACGGGCAGCGACGCTCACCCCGAGCCGGGGGCGCGGATCGGCGCCGGGGTGGTGGTGCCCGCGAACGCAGCGCCCAGCTTCTTCGCCCCCGGCACCATTTTCATGGCCACCGGGAGCGGCGGGTACGTCGGGCTGGTGCGCGTCGAGGACGGGCGGTTGGACGTGGCCGCGGCGTTCGATGTGTCGTTCGTGAAGTCGCAGGGCGGGCTCGGCCCCGCCGCCGAGGCGGTGCTGGGCGCGGTCGGGTGGCCGGTCCCGCCCGGGCTAGCGGAACTCCCGTGGAAGGGCACACCGGCGCTCACCCGCCACCCGGAGCGATTGGCGGGCGAGCGGTGGTTCGCCATCGGCGACGCCGCCGGCTACGTGGAGCCGTTCACCGGTGAAGGCATGGCCTGGGCGGTCGCGTCCGCGGCGGCGGTCGCTCCCATCGCGGCACGCGGCGTGCTGCATTGGTCCCCTTCCCTGGTCCGCGAATGGGAAGCCACGCACCGGCGTGCCGTCGGTCGCCGACAGCACGTGTGCCGGATCGTATCGCGGGTGCTGCGGTCGCCGGCGCTGACGGCGACCGCGGTTCGTGCGCTGTGCGCGTTCCCGTTTCTGTCGCGCCCAGTCGTTCGCGGTCTGAACCGCCCTGCCCCGTGCCCCCACGGTACACCCGCATGA